DNA from Methanomassiliicoccales archaeon:
CGATCGGTCGCCTCTTCTATGAGAATCTTGTACTCCGAGTGGCGGACCATCACCCTTCTTGAGGAATGCGTGTCGGTCATGTCCCCTCTCTTGACCTTATACTTCATGCCACCAGCAGCACACTCCTTCTCATTCATGCCCACGCTGGCCATCGGGGGCGTTGTAAATACCACGGTGGGAATACCCTCGTAGTTGGCCTCCATTCTATTACCCTTGACCAGATTCTCCCCTACCACGTAAGCTTCCATATCCGCCACTGGACTCAGGGGCATTCCTTCTACTGTGGCATCCCCAACGGCGTAGACGTTGAGGTTGGAAACACTCTGCATGTGACTATTCACTTCAATGCCCCTTACATCATAGACGACATTGGCCGCCTCTAGGTTCAAAGTACCAATGTTGGGAATCCTTCCCGCACCGTGCACTACCATGTCCGCCTCTACCATCACTTCTCCTTCCCGCCCACAGCGGGCCTGGATGGAATTTTCCCTCCTCTCAAGATATCCAAGGGGCGCATTGATTCGAACATCGATGTTCATATCCTCCTTGAAAATGTGAACAATTCTCTCAGACAGGTCCTCATCGAAATGTTTCAGAACCCTGGAACCACGTTGAACAATGGTGACCTCAGCTCCCGCTATGGCGGCCACCTGAGCGAATTCGAAAGAAATGTATCCTCCTCCGATAAAGAGGATGCGTTGAGGAAGTCTTTCCAATTCAAGGAATTCGTCGCTGGTGATCATGAGTTCTTCCCCTGGCAAGCCCAAAGTTTGGGGAATTGCTCCTGTAGCAACCAGTATTTTTCTTGCTTCTATGACCTCACTCCCAACCTTCACAGATGACTCGTTGACGAAACTTGCTTCTCCCCTGAAAACATCGATGCCAAGCTGCTGGTAGCTCCTTGCCCTATCGCCTGGTATGTGATCGGTGAATTCCCTCTTGAAATCCATCAGCTCTGACCAGATCAACCCCGAACCTTGAGAGATTCCTTTTCCCTTCATCCTTCGAACTTGATCTACGACCGCGGCTGCAGTGGTAAGGACCTTCTTTGGATTGCAACCCCTGAGGCCACATGTCCCTCCCATCTCGCGGTTCTCGGAGATCGCCACTCTCAAACCGTAGCGAGCGCATTTCTCGGCAGCCTTGTTCCCTGCTACCCCAGTGCCTATGACCATCAGATCGTACATTTCGGACATGAGCCTCATATATGAAATCCCAAGACAGGATAAAACCCTTCTGAACGTCTCCAATGCCTCAAGAACACCGAATTGTTGAGAAGGTAGGGAATGGCATATGCATGACATTGAAGCTGGTTTTAGATATCTGGCTTCACTTGAATGTATCATCAAATTGCATAATTTGATTTCTTGAATTCATGCAAAGTTTCAATAATGACTCCTGCCATTCCGCGGAAGGTACCTCAATGAGTGAGTTCACCAGCAACCGATTCATCATTCTGCTGGCCGCGGTCTTTCCCATCATGTTACTCGCCGCCGCGGTCTACCTCCAGTCAAGCATCTGCATAATTATCTCAATCTTCATCTGGATCGGGGTTGTTATCATCATGCTCTACATTCCCCATAACCGGAATGGAAAGAATTCGTGATCCTCAGCCGGTCATTATTAGTCAAAGTGAAATATCGAGGTGTCCATTGTAAGGACTGATAGCATGGGCGTGAATCTCTCGGACATAGTTCCCTTCGAGGAAATTGAGATCGAGGACCTTAGGGGAAGGACGATTGCCATCGATGCCTACAATGCAATATACCAGTTCCTCTCTGTGATTAGACAGCCGGATGGTACTCCACTCAAGGACTTCAAGGGCAGGGTGACCTCACATCTTTCGGGACTTCTGTACCGCAACGTCAACCTTATCGAATCTGGCATTCTCCCCGCATACGTCTTCGATGGCATCCCGTCAAAACTCAAGAAGGACACTATCGCCGAGCGAGGAGAGAGGCGAGCAAAGGCTCAGAAGGAATGGAAGGACGCGGTGGAGAGGGGTGATCTAGAGGTAGCATTCTCCAAAGCCACCCAGTCATCCAGGATCACCAACGAGATAGTCGAATCGTCCAGAATACTGCTGACCTATCTCGGAATACCTGTGGTACAGGCTCCAGAGGAGGGGGAAGCTCAGGCTGCATTCATGGCTTCCAAGGGGGATGTCTGGGCTGCTTCTTCTCAGGACTTCGACTCCCTGCTTTTTGGAGCCCCCAGACTGGTAAGGAACCTCACACTCACGGGAAGAAGGAAGCTTCCAGGAAGCAGGAGGTACCGCACCGTGAATCTAGAGATGATAGAACTGAACAAAGCCCTTGAGCATCTTGGGGTGACAAGGGATCAGCTCATAGACATATGCATCATGATGGGCACCGACTTCAACCCAGGTATAAAGGGCATAGGGCCAAAGAAGGCCCTGACCCTAATAAAAGAGTATGGAGATCTGGAGAGATCCCTGGATGCAAAGGACCTTATGATCGAATCCTTCAAGGAGATAAGAAGCATCTTCCTGGATTACGAAAAGATGACCGAATATGACCTAACCTGGAAGCCGGCCCAGAGGGAGAAGGTGATGGAATTCTTGGTGGAGGAACACGACTTCACACCCGGGAGGGTAGAAAGTGCCTTGAATAAGCTGGAGTCTGAGAGGGAGGAAAAGCGAGAACAGGCGGCTCAGTCCAAGTTGGATATGTTCTCTTAATTTCCGGGTTTGTAATTATTATCCGAATGTACACTCTCATGAAAAGTATTATCTGGCTCGGAGAAATTTGTTCTCTGGCATATTTGAGATTACGGTTGCCAGAACAGTAATCTTTTAAGGGGAAATCGTGCTTTACGCTCAGAGGGTTAACGGGATGATCAAACAAGTCCAGTCCAGTTACAATCCAAGGAACCTAGAAGAGAACGTTCAGGAGTACTGGGCAGAGAATAACATTTACAAGAAGGTCAAGGATTCGAAGTCCAACTACCCCGATTTCTACTTC
Protein-coding regions in this window:
- a CDS encoding NAD(P)/FAD-dependent oxidoreductase, which produces MSEMYDLMVIGTGVAGNKAAEKCARYGLRVAISENREMGGTCGLRGCNPKKVLTTAAAVVDQVRRMKGKGISQGSGLIWSELMDFKREFTDHIPGDRARSYQQLGIDVFRGEASFVNESSVKVGSEVIEARKILVATGAIPQTLGLPGEELMITSDEFLELERLPQRILFIGGGYISFEFAQVAAIAGAEVTIVQRGSRVLKHFDEDLSERIVHIFKEDMNIDVRINAPLGYLERRENSIQARCGREGEVMVEADMVVHGAGRIPNIGTLNLEAANVVYDVRGIEVNSHMQSVSNLNVYAVGDATVEGMPLSPVADMEAYVVGENLVKGNRMEANYEGIPTVVFTTPPMASVGMNEKECAAGGMKYKVKRGDMTDTHSSRRVMVRHSEYKILIEEATDRILGAHIMGNRADEVINIFGMAIRYGLTASQIKSMPFAFPSDVYDARYMV
- a CDS encoding flap endonuclease-1 — its product is MGVNLSDIVPFEEIEIEDLRGRTIAIDAYNAIYQFLSVIRQPDGTPLKDFKGRVTSHLSGLLYRNVNLIESGILPAYVFDGIPSKLKKDTIAERGERRAKAQKEWKDAVERGDLEVAFSKATQSSRITNEIVESSRILLTYLGIPVVQAPEEGEAQAAFMASKGDVWAASSQDFDSLLFGAPRLVRNLTLTGRRKLPGSRRYRTVNLEMIELNKALEHLGVTRDQLIDICIMMGTDFNPGIKGIGPKKALTLIKEYGDLERSLDAKDLMIESFKEIRSIFLDYEKMTEYDLTWKPAQREKVMEFLVEEHDFTPGRVESALNKLESEREEKREQAAQSKLDMFS